CACTGAAGAATTGGGCCGACCGTGGAGTGCGGGTGGTCGGATTGGACGCCGGCGGTGACACCGTGGTGGACGACCTGGACGGCGCCGACCCGATAGTGGTGGTCGTCGGGTCCGAAGGCAAAGGCCTCTCCCGGTTGGTGCGGCAGAACTGCGACCAGGTGGTGTCGATACCGATGGCCGGTCATGCCGAATCGTTGAATGCTTCGGTGGCCGCCGGGGTGGTGCTCGCCGAAATCGCGCGTCAGCGCAGGAGTTAACCGGGTTGCCGGGCCGGATCGCGTGTCTGGGCGCGGTGCTGGCCGCGGTCGCACTGCTGGTGCCGCTGCCGGTGTCCGGGGCGCAAGCACCCGACTTCGATCTCCAGGCACATCGCGGCGGTCGTGGTGAGACCACCGAGGAATCGCTGCGTGCCTTCGCCAAATCACTCGAACTAGGCGTCAGCACACTCGAACTCGACATCGTCATCACCAAAGACGGGCAGCCCCTGGTGTGGCACGATCCGACGATCGACGCCGAAAAATGCGTCGACACCGGGCCCGCGATTGCCGGCGATCCGCAATACCCGTACGTCGGAAAGCTGGTGCACGAACTCACTCTGGCGCAGCTACGAACATTGGACTGCGGTCGCCTGCTCACCGAGTTTCCCCGAGCTGAAGTGGTGCGGGGCAACAAGATAGCGACCTTGCCGGAAGTCTTCGCGCTCGCCGACTCCTACCGGGCTCCGAACGGAACAGGGGTGCGTTACAACATCGAAACCAAGGTGGAGGCCGACCGGCCGAGCCGATCGGCCGAGCCCCAGAAATTCGTCGACATAATCCTGGGAGCAGTCAGGTCGGCGGGCAAGGTCTCTTCCGTCGACATTCAGAGCTTCGACTGGCGAACCCTGCCGATGGTGCACCGGGCCGAACCGTCGATTCCGTTGGTGGCCTTGTACAACGAGGAGACCTGGGCGCCGGATTCGCCGTGGCTGGCCGGCATCGACGCCACAGCCGTCGGAGATGCGATGATCGGGGCGCTGATGGTGGGGGCCAGCATCGTCTCGCCCAGATACCAGTTGGTCACCGGCAAGCCGTATGTCGATCACGCGCATGCGTTGGGGCTCAAGGTCATTCCATGGACCGTCAACGACGCCGCGGCGATGCGTGAGCAAATCGGCTTTGGTGTCGACGGCCTCATCACCGACTACCCGACGCTGCTGCGCGCCGTGATGGCCGACCTCGGTATGCCGTTACCGCCGGCCTGTCGTCGCGGTTAGCGGGCTACGTTGCCGGCCAGGCCGAGAACCACGTCGGCCTGCTGGCCGACGTGTCGCTGTCGGCGGCGGTTGGCCAAGGCAGCACGCCACAGCATGCCCGGGCGCAGTAGCGCAGTGGCGGGGTCGACGAGCGCGGTCACTCTGAAGAATTGATCGACGGCGTCGGCGTCGTATTCGGCGGCGGTCAGCACCCGATCGACGTATGTGTTGAGCAGCCGGGTGAGCAACGATGGTGTGCCCTCGATTTCGGGTAGGCAGAGGTCGGGGCTGGCCGACAGTTCCCACGCCTGGCGGATCGGCACCGCCGCGGCCCGGAAGAATCGATGCGCCAAATCCCTTGTGCCGCTGAGTAAGCAGTCACGCAGTGTCAGCGCCTCGAGGGCGGCTACCGTCATGCCCTGGCCGTAGATCGGGTTGAAGCTGCAGATCGCGTCGCCGATGACCAGCAGGCCCTGGGGGAATCGCCGCATCTTGTCGTAGCGGCGCCACCGGCTGGACGGCGTACGGTGCCGCGTGGGTTCTCCGATGGGGTCGGCGGCCTGAATCGCGGCCAGCAGGTGGGGCGGTGCGAAGTCCTCGACGAACTCGCACATCGATATCAGGTCGGGGTGCGGACCGTGACCCGCGAGGCCGGAAACGGTGAACATCCAGGTGTCGTTCTCCGAGTGCAGAATGCCCAGCGAGCGCGGCCGGCCCGGCACGGGGCCGACGACGAAGCCGAGTTCGTGCAGTGCATCGGGTGCCATGCTCAACAACTGGCTCACATACGTCAGCTCGACCGTGACCTCGTCCTCGCGCGGTCGGTCATAGCCCATGCTGTCCAGCCACGCCGGGGTGCGGGCGCCCCGTCCGGTCGCGTCGACCACCAAATCGGCCCGCAGCGTGAGGTCTTCGCGGGTGCGACGGTCGACCACCCGTGCCCCGTTGACGCGATGGTGGTCCGCTGTCGCGGTCAATTCCACGATGTCGTGCTCGTCGAGCAGCGTGACGTTAGGGATGGCGCGCAGCCGCGCGCGGACGTGATCCTCGAGGAACGGCCGGGTGGCGAGATAGGCGGTGAACGAGGTGGCGCTGCCGTTGCGCATCATCAGGTGCCCGCCCACGTGGTAGTACAGCTGCGACAGATCCCGGCCGTCGACATAATGCGCGCCGTCGACGACCAGCTCGTCGAGGATGCCGGGGAAGAATTGCTCAAGGACCTGCGCGCCGCGAGGCAGCAGGCCGTGCAGGTGCTTGCCCTGCGGCACACCCCGGCGGGGTACGCCGATGTCGGGCAGCGGGTCGCGCTCCACCACCGTCACCACGTCGTAGAACTCGCTGAGCGACCGCGCGGCCAGCAGACCGGCCATGCTCGCTCCCAGTACCACCGCGTGAATACCGATCTTCGCCATAGCCCACCGCCTGTGCTGAGCGTTTATCTGACGAAAGCCATGCTGGTGGCCGCTGACCGGCGGCGGGAGCGTAGTCGACTACGCGACTGATACGTGTCCACTACACATCGGCTCACCGAAACGTCGGCAAAGCCGCCCATTCGATGCTCCTGCACCGTTATAGTCGCCGAGTGATCGGCGCTGAGCCGCTGACCGGGCGCGACAGTGAATTGGGGATCATTCGCCGCGCCCTCAGCGCAGCAGGCAATCACTCGGGCGTGGTAGTCGCCGGAGCCGCTGGCGTGGGCAAGACTTGGCTGGCCCACGAGGCGCTGCGGCGGGCCGCGGCGGCGGGGGAGCGGACGAAGTGGATCGTCGGTACCGACTCGGCGCATGCGCTGCCGCTGGGAGCGTTTATCGGCTCGCTGGGTGAAGCGATGTCGAACCCGTTGACCGATGTACAACGGGTCATCAATTCGTTTGTCGCGCAACAGCGTCGAGGCAGGGTCGTAGTCGGGGTCGATGACGCGCACCTGCTGGACGGATTGTCTGCCCTCGTCGTTCATCAGCTAGCGCAATCGGGCGGGGTCCGACTGGTGGTCACAATCCGCACCGGCAGCGACGAACCCGACGCGGTGACGGCGTTGTGGAAGGACGGGCTGCTGGAACGGCTTGATCTTGAACCGCTTTCGGCGGCGGCCACCCGCGAGGTCATCGAGAGCAGGCTGGACGGTCCCGTCGATGCGCGCAGCGCGGCCCGCTTCCAAAAGCTGACCGGCGGCAACGCCCTGTTCCTGCGGCAGCTGGTGGCCGACCAGGTGGCCGCCGGGCGGATGCGCAAAACCGCCGGGGTATGGATGTGGGACGGTGATGTGGCGGTCTCGGCGAGCCTGTCCGACACGCTGCGCCGCCAGATGGGCCGCCTGAGCCCGGGTATGGCGATGGTGGTCGACACGTTGTCGCAATGCGAGCCGCTGGCCATCGGCGTGCTCTGCGACTTGGTGGACCGCAGCGACGTGGCTGCCGCCGAGCGGATGGGCCTGGTGAGCATCGAACGCACCGCGGCCGGATTGACGGCCCGGCTCGCCCACCCGCTGTTCGGCGAGCTGCGCCGCGCGAGCGCCGGCGAGCTGTATCTCTCGGAAATCCGGGGTCGGCTCGCGACGCGGTTGGCTGACGACGGTGACGCCGACATGCAGGCCACCGTGCGCCGCGCGCTGCTGCGGCTCGAGTCGGACCTCGATCCCGACCCCGGGCTATACCTGGAATCGGCGCGGCACGCCATGACGTTGCTTGATCTCGATCTGGCCGACCGGTTCGCCACCGCCGCCACGGCGGCCGGCGCGCCCGGTGCGGCCGAGGTGCGGGCGATGAACCTGGTGCTGCTTGGGCGCGGCGAGGCCGCCGAGGCGGCGTTGCGCGAGATGGCCTGCGACGACCAGCCCGGCTGCCACCACTGGGCGACCGTGCGGGCGGCCAACCTGATCTGGTGGCTCGCCAGACCGCACGACGCGGCCCCGATTCTGGCCGGCCTGGCCGCGAACCCCGAGACGCCGGCGCAGCGGGCGGAGCGGTTGGCAGTGCAGGCGTGCCTGGACGCGGTGTCGGCGCGCTGCGAGATCGCGGTCGTAAACGCCCGGGCCGCATTGGATTTCCCGGAGCTACCGGGGTTTCACGCGATGATGGCATCCCTGGCGTTGATCATGGCGATGGGCGCGCTCGGTCGGGTCGACGATCTCTCGGGTATCGCGGAGCAGGCCCTGCGGCGCGCGACGACGTCGTTTCAGGCGTCCCATATGCGATATTGGTTCGGCGCCGTCTATGGCCGCGCCTGCCGGCTGGTCGGACGGATCGATGAATTCGTCAGCATGGCAAAGAAACTGGCCGACTCGGCCCGCGAGATCCCCGGCCTGGCCTACGCGAACCTCTCCTTCCTGTTGGGCAACGCCGCGCTGGCCCGCGGTGCCGTCGCGGAGTCGGCCCGGTTGGTGCACGAAGCGGTTGCCGGAGTGCAAATACACTCCGTCACAACGGGATTACGGCCAGCGACTTATTTCGCGCTGGCCGAAGCCCACGCCAAGCTCGGACAAGCAGGCGAGGCCAATGAAGCGGTCGCAGCCGCGCGGTCGTGCGTGCCGCCGGACTTTCTGTTCATGCAC
The Mycobacterium sp. 050128 genome window above contains:
- a CDS encoding glycerophosphodiester phosphodiesterase — protein: MPGRIACLGAVLAAVALLVPLPVSGAQAPDFDLQAHRGGRGETTEESLRAFAKSLELGVSTLELDIVITKDGQPLVWHDPTIDAEKCVDTGPAIAGDPQYPYVGKLVHELTLAQLRTLDCGRLLTEFPRAEVVRGNKIATLPEVFALADSYRAPNGTGVRYNIETKVEADRPSRSAEPQKFVDIILGAVRSAGKVSSVDIQSFDWRTLPMVHRAEPSIPLVALYNEETWAPDSPWLAGIDATAVGDAMIGALMVGASIVSPRYQLVTGKPYVDHAHALGLKVIPWTVNDAAAMREQIGFGVDGLITDYPTLLRAVMADLGMPLPPACRRG
- a CDS encoding FAD-dependent oxidoreductase, with protein sequence MAKIGIHAVVLGASMAGLLAARSLSEFYDVVTVVERDPLPDIGVPRRGVPQGKHLHGLLPRGAQVLEQFFPGILDELVVDGAHYVDGRDLSQLYYHVGGHLMMRNGSATSFTAYLATRPFLEDHVRARLRAIPNVTLLDEHDIVELTATADHHRVNGARVVDRRTREDLTLRADLVVDATGRGARTPAWLDSMGYDRPREDEVTVELTYVSQLLSMAPDALHELGFVVGPVPGRPRSLGILHSENDTWMFTVSGLAGHGPHPDLISMCEFVEDFAPPHLLAAIQAADPIGEPTRHRTPSSRWRRYDKMRRFPQGLLVIGDAICSFNPIYGQGMTVAALEALTLRDCLLSGTRDLAHRFFRAAAVPIRQAWELSASPDLCLPEIEGTPSLLTRLLNTYVDRVLTAAEYDADAVDQFFRVTALVDPATALLRPGMLWRAALANRRRQRHVGQQADVVLGLAGNVAR
- a CDS encoding helix-turn-helix transcriptional regulator, with product MIGAEPLTGRDSELGIIRRALSAAGNHSGVVVAGAAGVGKTWLAHEALRRAAAAGERTKWIVGTDSAHALPLGAFIGSLGEAMSNPLTDVQRVINSFVAQQRRGRVVVGVDDAHLLDGLSALVVHQLAQSGGVRLVVTIRTGSDEPDAVTALWKDGLLERLDLEPLSAAATREVIESRLDGPVDARSAARFQKLTGGNALFLRQLVADQVAAGRMRKTAGVWMWDGDVAVSASLSDTLRRQMGRLSPGMAMVVDTLSQCEPLAIGVLCDLVDRSDVAAAERMGLVSIERTAAGLTARLAHPLFGELRRASAGELYLSEIRGRLATRLADDGDADMQATVRRALLRLESDLDPDPGLYLESARHAMTLLDLDLADRFATAATAAGAPGAAEVRAMNLVLLGRGEAAEAALREMACDDQPGCHHWATVRAANLIWWLARPHDAAPILAGLAANPETPAQRAERLAVQACLDAVSARCEIAVVNARAALDFPELPGFHAMMASLALIMAMGALGRVDDLSGIAEQALRRATTSFQASHMRYWFGAVYGRACRLVGRIDEFVSMAKKLADSAREIPGLAYANLSFLLGNAALARGAVAESARLVHEAVAGVQIHSVTTGLRPATYFALAEAHAKLGQAGEANEAVAAARSCVPPDFLFMHTALALADGWAMAASGHLTEAVASAQEAARLARDRGQPTHELACIQAAAQWGDASQAARARELADELALPLAAAIGAHAVALHAGDGEGLLAASAAYREIGDRATAADAAAQASVAFDEGQHHRRGMYAAALARELADECGGLQTPALRTPTGIKLSGRQRDVVELVVAGLSNRDIAEQLVMSVRTVEGHVYRACQRVGAQSREELASIIRSGPCGRG